The following are encoded together in the uncultured Flavobacterium sp. genome:
- the cobA gene encoding uroporphyrinogen-III C-methyltransferase has protein sequence MRNLKTPKLTIVGAGPGDVELITLKAIKALETADVVLYDALVNEELLQYATNAEIVFVGKRLGCHAYTQDQINELIVSMANRYGHVVRLKGGDPFIFGRGSEEIEYVEQYGLETAIVPGISSALGVPASVGISLTQRKVAESFWVITGTTSNHELSKDIRLASKSAATVVILMGMHKLDEIIAIYQENRTDDLPIAIIQNGTKNTEQKVVGTISSIANLVSENKISSPAIIVIGEVVKNTSRLTSYFQEHFDDEFIFQNLNLE, from the coding sequence ATGCGAAATTTAAAAACACCAAAATTAACAATTGTAGGCGCAGGTCCGGGTGATGTTGAATTGATTACATTGAAAGCAATAAAAGCATTAGAAACTGCTGATGTCGTTTTGTACGATGCATTAGTAAACGAAGAATTGTTGCAATATGCGACAAACGCTGAAATTGTTTTTGTAGGCAAACGTTTAGGGTGTCATGCTTATACACAAGATCAGATCAACGAATTGATAGTTTCGATGGCAAATAGATACGGTCATGTAGTGCGATTAAAAGGTGGAGATCCGTTTATTTTTGGAAGAGGAAGTGAAGAAATTGAATATGTAGAACAATACGGTTTAGAAACCGCTATTGTGCCCGGAATTTCATCTGCTTTAGGCGTTCCGGCTTCGGTTGGAATTAGCTTAACACAGCGAAAAGTTGCCGAAAGTTTTTGGGTGATTACAGGTACAACATCTAATCATGAATTATCAAAAGATATTCGTTTAGCATCAAAATCTGCTGCGACGGTAGTTATTTTGATGGGGATGCATAAATTGGATGAAATTATTGCTATTTATCAAGAGAACCGTACAGACGATTTGCCTATTGCGATTATTCAAAACGGAACAAAAAATACGGAACAAAAAGTAGTTGGAACTATAAGTTCGATTGCTAACTTAGTATCCGAAAATAAAATATCATCTCCGGCAATTATTGTAATAGGAGAAGTCGTGAAAAATACTTCGAGATTAACTTCTTATTTTCAAGAGCATTTTGATGACGAATTTATCTTTCAAAATTTAAATTTAGAATAA
- a CDS encoding MoaD/ThiS family protein, with product MIEIKYFGAVAEKTKCAFEKVSSSEVSLQKLLQDLEIKYQFESLSFSVAVNQKIVSKTTDYKLQTSDIVALLPPFAGG from the coding sequence ATGATTGAGATTAAATATTTTGGAGCTGTCGCTGAAAAGACAAAATGTGCTTTCGAAAAAGTATCTTCTTCTGAAGTTTCACTGCAAAAACTATTGCAGGATCTTGAGATAAAATATCAATTTGAATCGCTTTCTTTTAGTGTTGCAGTCAACCAGAAAATAGTATCAAAAACAACAGACTATAAATTGCAAACAAGCGATATTGTCGCTTTATTGCCTCCTTTTGCCGGAGGATAA
- a CDS encoding HesA/MoeB/ThiF family protein, whose translation MNNSVRYNRQIMLKEIGETGQHKLLKAKVLVIGAGGLGAAILPYLAAVGVGEIGIIDNDVIELSNLHRQVIYKSSAVGKHKVDEAKLMITKLNPSIKVDAIAEKLSGKNAISLFEKYDIIVDATDNIAIKYLINDACLVTNKPMVYGSIFRFQGQVSVFNYQNGPTYRCLYPDENSNALNCEDAGVIGISVGIIGMLQANEVIKMILGIGEILSGKILVYNILNNEQQKYDFDKSDVQLISREVFEEKYNKSGNQIEEVNFESVLDEINNDEVLFLDVRNEEELPKISLKNQVQIPLMNLENEIQKLNKNQTIYVFCQSGIRSKIAAELLQKKEFRKIKSIAGGVLAMKQLLAVEINL comes from the coding sequence ATGAATAATTCAGTACGTTATAATCGGCAAATAATGCTGAAGGAAATAGGAGAAACAGGTCAGCATAAATTATTAAAAGCAAAAGTTTTAGTAATTGGTGCAGGTGGTTTGGGAGCTGCTATTTTGCCTTATTTGGCTGCGGTCGGAGTGGGAGAAATAGGAATTATTGACAATGATGTTATTGAACTTTCGAATTTGCACCGTCAGGTAATTTATAAAAGTTCAGCAGTTGGAAAGCATAAAGTTGATGAAGCTAAATTGATGATTACCAAATTGAATCCATCAATAAAAGTTGATGCAATTGCAGAAAAATTATCGGGTAAAAATGCTATTTCGTTATTTGAAAAATATGATATTATTGTTGATGCGACAGATAATATTGCGATTAAATATTTAATAAATGATGCTTGTTTGGTAACGAATAAACCAATGGTTTACGGATCTATTTTTAGATTTCAGGGACAAGTTTCAGTTTTTAATTATCAAAACGGACCAACATACAGATGTTTGTATCCAGATGAAAATAGTAATGCATTAAACTGTGAAGATGCCGGAGTAATTGGAATTTCGGTTGGAATTATTGGAATGCTTCAGGCAAATGAAGTTATCAAAATGATCTTAGGAATTGGAGAAATTTTAAGCGGTAAAATATTGGTGTATAATATTCTGAACAATGAACAGCAAAAATACGATTTTGATAAAAGTGATGTTCAGTTAATAAGCAGAGAAGTATTCGAAGAAAAATATAATAAGTCCGGAAATCAGATTGAAGAAGTAAATTTTGAATCGGTTTTGGATGAAATAAATAATGATGAGGTTCTTTTTTTAGATGTAAGAAATGAGGAAGAACTGCCTAAAATCAGTTTGAAAAATCAAGTTCAAATTCCGTTAATGAATTTAGAAAATGAGATTCAAAAATTAAATAAAAATCAGACTATTTATGTTTTCTGTCAATCCGGCATCAGAAGCAAAATCGCTGCAGAATTATTGCAGAAAAAAGAATTTAGAAAAATAAAAAGTATTGCTGGCGGTGTTTTAGCAATGAAACAATTATTAGCAGTTGAGATAAATTTATAG
- a CDS encoding molybdenum cofactor biosynthesis protein MoaE: MSKNVFVEGPISPEFIAESIAKHQSKHTIGAHNIFLGQVRADVIHDNTVVAIDYSAYTDMANEALYAIREKAFAKFDLTCMHIYHSLGVVKAGEICLFVFVSATRRKQVYEATEAIVNWIKTDVPIFGKEMFENDTFTWKQNTNG, from the coding sequence ATGAGTAAAAATGTATTTGTAGAAGGACCAATTTCTCCTGAATTTATAGCAGAGTCTATCGCCAAACACCAGTCAAAACACACGATTGGAGCGCATAATATTTTTCTGGGTCAGGTTCGTGCTGATGTGATTCATGATAATACAGTTGTAGCAATCGATTATTCGGCTTATACTGATATGGCGAACGAAGCCTTGTACGCGATTCGTGAAAAAGCTTTCGCTAAATTCGACTTAACCTGCATGCACATTTACCATAGTTTGGGAGTTGTAAAGGCAGGTGAAATTTGTTTGTTCGTATTTGTTTCGGCAACACGACGCAAACAAGTTTATGAAGCCACAGAAGCTATTGTAAACTGGATAAAAACAGATGTACCGATTTTTGGTAAAGAAATGTTTGAGAACGATACATTCACTTGGAAACAAAACACTAATGGTTGA
- the moaCB gene encoding bifunctional molybdenum cofactor biosynthesis protein MoaC/MoaB, whose translation MVDITYKISTLRAATATAIVKVSKQETIDAVVNNLVPKGNVFEMAKTAGLFAVKNTHLSIPDCHPIPIEFTSVEYKIEGLEIQIIFNVKTVYKTGVEVEAMHGASIVALTMYDMLKPIDKEIEISTIKLINKEGGKSSFKNKFPNTIKAAVFVCSDSIFAGDKEDRSGKVIVEKLNNCGVETAHYEIIPDEIDIIQERTKAFAKENQLVIFTGGTGLSPRDVTPEALSPILESRIPGIEEAIRDYGQQRMPYAMLSRTVAGTLGKSLVLALPGSTNGARESMDAVFPHLLHVFHILKGKNHDTL comes from the coding sequence ATGGTTGATATTACGTATAAAATAAGTACTTTGAGAGCTGCAACGGCAACAGCAATTGTAAAAGTTAGTAAACAGGAAACAATTGATGCTGTGGTGAATAATTTGGTTCCGAAAGGGAATGTGTTTGAAATGGCGAAAACAGCAGGATTATTTGCCGTAAAAAACACGCATTTATCGATTCCGGATTGTCACCCGATTCCAATTGAATTTACTTCAGTAGAATATAAAATTGAAGGTTTGGAAATTCAGATTATCTTCAATGTAAAAACCGTTTACAAAACCGGAGTTGAGGTTGAGGCTATGCACGGCGCTTCGATTGTTGCACTGACGATGTATGATATGCTGAAGCCAATTGATAAAGAAATTGAAATTTCGACGATTAAATTGATCAATAAAGAAGGCGGAAAATCTTCTTTCAAAAATAAATTTCCAAACACAATAAAAGCAGCAGTTTTTGTTTGTTCTGATTCTATTTTTGCGGGCGATAAAGAAGATCGTTCCGGAAAAGTAATAGTAGAGAAACTGAATAATTGCGGCGTTGAGACGGCACATTATGAAATTATTCCTGATGAAATTGATATCATTCAGGAAAGAACGAAGGCTTTCGCCAAAGAAAATCAGTTGGTAATTTTTACGGGAGGAACCGGATTATCGCCAAGAGATGTAACGCCTGAAGCTTTGTCGCCAATATTAGAAAGCAGAATTCCCGGAATTGAAGAAGCAATTCGTGATTACGGACAACAAAGAATGCCGTATGCAATGCTTTCAAGAACAGTTGCAGGAACTTTGGGCAAAAGTTTAGTTTTGGCATTGCCAGGATCAACAAATGGAGCCAGAGAATCTATGGATGCTGTTTTTCCGCATCTGTTACACGTTTTTCATATTTTAAAAGGAAAAAATCATGACACCCTCTAA
- the moaA gene encoding GTP 3',8-cyclase MoaA → MTPSKTILTDDFGRKHNYLRISLLEKCNLRCTYCMPADGIVLSPKASLMTADEIFALAQIFVENGVNKIRLTGGEPLLRKDFPEIVSKLSTLETSLSITTNGILIDRHIDVLKQYKIKKINLSLDTLIASKFHSVTLRDQFNKVIDNLHLLLNNDFQVKVNVVLMKGFNENEIIDFIKLTQFLPISIRFIEFMPFAGNEWDRSKMVTQNEILSELAASFSSEEILKLEDEKNFTARTYKIKGFQGDFGIISSITNPFCDGCNRIRLTANGKIKNCLFSHSETDLLTPFRNGESITDLISESIKSKKKVRSGMVTIEEMDDPKLHFDNRSMIAIGG, encoded by the coding sequence ATGACACCCTCTAAAACCATTTTAACGGATGATTTTGGGCGAAAACACAATTACTTGCGTATTTCGTTGTTAGAGAAATGCAATTTGCGTTGTACGTATTGCATGCCTGCTGACGGAATTGTATTGTCTCCAAAAGCCAGTTTAATGACGGCTGATGAGATTTTTGCATTAGCTCAAATCTTCGTAGAAAATGGCGTTAATAAAATAAGATTAACAGGTGGAGAACCTTTATTAAGAAAGGATTTTCCGGAGATTGTTTCGAAATTATCTACTTTAGAAACATCTCTTTCAATAACTACAAACGGTATTTTAATTGATCGTCATATTGACGTTTTAAAGCAATATAAAATCAAAAAAATCAATTTGAGTTTAGATACTTTAATTGCATCTAAATTTCATTCGGTAACACTTAGAGATCAATTTAATAAAGTAATTGACAATTTGCATTTATTGCTGAACAATGATTTTCAGGTAAAAGTAAATGTGGTTTTGATGAAGGGTTTCAATGAAAATGAAATCATAGACTTTATCAAATTAACCCAATTTTTGCCTATTTCGATTCGTTTTATTGAGTTTATGCCTTTTGCCGGAAACGAGTGGGACAGAAGTAAAATGGTTACTCAAAACGAAATTTTATCAGAGTTAGCAGCTTCATTTTCATCTGAAGAAATTTTGAAGCTGGAAGACGAAAAAAATTTCACGGCAAGAACCTATAAAATAAAAGGCTTTCAGGGAGATTTTGGAATTATAAGTTCGATTACAAATCCATTTTGTGATGGCTGCAACAGAATCCGCCTGACGGCAAATGGAAAAATTAAAAATTGTCTTTTCTCCCATTCTGAAACTGATTTGCTGACGCCTTTTAGAAATGGCGAATCAATTACAGATTTGATTTCAGAATCAATCAAAAGTAAAAAGAAAGTCAGATCAGGAATGGTTACCATTGAAGAAATGGATGATCCAAAACTTCATTTTGATAATCGCAGTATGATTGCGATTGGGGGGTAA
- a CDS encoding SRPBCC family protein, protein MWSRSHSITTKKVTKEQMWNLFADVNNWHTWDTGIEYAKLEGNFEKGNHFLLRPKGGPNVKVELLEVVENKRFLDVTNFPLAKMYDEHLFEETLDGLKITNIITVKGLLGFLWVKLVAKKIVDALPVDVQEQIKAASKL, encoded by the coding sequence ATGTGGTCAAGATCTCATTCAATAACAACAAAAAAGGTTACCAAAGAACAAATGTGGAATCTTTTTGCAGATGTAAATAATTGGCATACTTGGGATACAGGTATCGAATATGCCAAATTAGAAGGTAACTTTGAAAAAGGAAATCATTTTTTACTAAGACCAAAAGGCGGTCCGAATGTAAAAGTGGAATTATTGGAAGTTGTAGAAAATAAAAGATTTCTGGACGTGACTAATTTTCCTTTAGCCAAAATGTATGATGAACATTTATTTGAAGAAACTCTGGATGGATTGAAGATTACCAATATTATAACCGTAAAAGGATTATTGGGTTTTCTTTGGGTAAAACTAGTAGCTAAAAAAATCGTTGATGCTTTACCCGTTGATGTTCAAGAACAAATTAAAGCGGCATCTAAATTATGA
- a CDS encoding EVE domain-containing protein: MRAKKYWIATISKEHAQRAINGNFIQVCHGKEGPLKRMQKEDCLLIYSSKVTMEGGEKCQAFTALGKVIDDEVYSFQMTEKFIPYRRNIQFVECNEVSIIPLIENLEFIPNKKLWGYPFRYGFFEINENDFNFITSKMISKAGVVGNLQ, from the coding sequence ATGAGAGCAAAAAAATACTGGATAGCGACAATCTCAAAAGAACACGCACAAAGGGCTATAAATGGCAACTTTATTCAGGTTTGTCACGGAAAAGAAGGGCCGTTGAAAAGAATGCAAAAAGAAGATTGCTTACTGATTTATTCCTCTAAAGTAACTATGGAAGGTGGTGAAAAGTGTCAGGCATTTACGGCTCTGGGAAAAGTTATTGATGATGAAGTTTACTCCTTTCAGATGACTGAAAAATTTATACCTTATAGAAGAAATATTCAATTTGTAGAATGTAATGAGGTTTCAATAATTCCGTTAATTGAAAATCTTGAATTTATACCCAACAAAAAGTTGTGGGGATATCCGTTTCGTTATGGTTTCTTTGAAATCAACGAAAATGATTTTAACTTTATAACTTCAAAAATGATTTCTAAAGCAGGCGTTGTTGGCAATTTACAATAA
- a CDS encoding MarR family winged helix-turn-helix transcriptional regulator, translating into MSTSEDNTFSVEKPEDSSGFLLWQVTNLWQREIKKALEQYNLTHSQFVLMASIHWLTLHQQEVTQIILSAHTKIDPMTTSTVLRTLQQKKLIQRQEHPTDTRAKVVVLTNEGKEITKKAIVTVESFDKKFFSVIGVKTKDLNQNLIALLDQK; encoded by the coding sequence ATGAGTACATCAGAAGATAATACATTTAGTGTTGAAAAACCAGAAGATAGTTCAGGTTTTTTGTTGTGGCAAGTAACCAATCTTTGGCAGCGCGAAATCAAAAAAGCATTAGAACAATACAATTTAACACATTCACAGTTTGTCTTGATGGCAAGTATACATTGGCTTACGCTTCATCAGCAAGAAGTTACACAAATTATACTTTCGGCACACACTAAAATTGACCCAATGACTACTTCGACGGTTTTAAGAACTTTGCAACAAAAAAAACTCATACAAAGGCAAGAACATCCCACAGACACAAGAGCGAAAGTCGTTGTGCTTACCAATGAAGGAAAAGAAATCACGAAGAAGGCTATTGTAACCGTAGAAAGTTTTGATAAAAAATTCTTTTCTGTTATCGGAGTAAAAACAAAAGATTTGAATCAAAATTTGATTGCATTATTAGATCAGAAGTAA
- a CDS encoding rubredoxin — MELTRLIVKGGVISPGELREVVNIAMDQGLDSISFGSRQDIIFPKGLKSLDKEKIGKHHFVFPNEKSGNNIVSSYVSTDIFRNTNWLTGNKFLYVLEQFKEQPKLKVNINDPKQQLVPLFTGHLNFIASEHEDYWYLYIRLPKWDRMEVYPVLIYSWDIAKFYYEIEKITNDESLDIDVLFSLVSESLDTNNRTIDKPLNVPFYPFPYYEGMNRMGIDQYWLGLYWRNNLYDLDFLKEMCDLCFDCKIGKICITPWKSFIIKGIPKDRKLEWEKFLGKRGINVRHSLLELNWHLPVAMEWALNLKTFLVRTLDQFDISTYGLNFGISEYNRDGHYFTSIVIEKNELPAALESIKIRDTYNVLYAKNFDPNTREYIVHSQDIDKLELPTILIELSRKYFDELGNSIPEPVENSQKKEKTQLDIYQCQECLTLYKSEYGDESQGIPKGILFTDLPETYCCPLCESPKSNFKILEILVN, encoded by the coding sequence ATGGAATTGACAAGATTAATAGTAAAAGGAGGCGTTATTTCGCCGGGAGAATTGCGAGAAGTAGTTAATATTGCTATGGATCAGGGTTTAGATTCTATTTCCTTTGGTTCAAGACAGGATATTATTTTCCCAAAAGGGTTAAAATCTTTGGATAAAGAAAAAATAGGCAAACATCATTTTGTATTTCCAAATGAAAAAAGCGGCAATAATATCGTTTCTTCTTATGTTTCTACGGACATTTTCAGAAATACCAACTGGTTAACCGGAAACAAGTTTTTATATGTTTTAGAGCAATTTAAAGAACAGCCAAAACTAAAAGTCAACATAAACGACCCAAAGCAGCAATTGGTTCCGCTGTTTACAGGTCATCTAAATTTTATTGCTTCAGAACACGAAGATTATTGGTACTTGTACATTCGTTTACCAAAATGGGATCGCATGGAAGTTTATCCGGTTTTAATTTACAGCTGGGATATTGCAAAGTTTTATTATGAAATCGAGAAAATCACAAACGACGAATCTCTTGATATTGATGTACTTTTCAGTTTGGTCAGCGAATCTTTAGACACTAATAACAGAACAATTGACAAACCTTTAAATGTTCCGTTTTATCCATTTCCGTATTATGAAGGCATGAACAGAATGGGAATTGATCAATACTGGCTTGGATTGTATTGGAGAAATAATTTGTATGATCTGGATTTCCTGAAAGAGATGTGCGATTTGTGTTTTGATTGTAAAATTGGAAAAATATGCATCACGCCCTGGAAATCGTTTATTATAAAAGGAATTCCAAAGGACCGAAAACTGGAATGGGAAAAATTCTTAGGCAAAAGAGGAATCAACGTTCGCCATTCACTGTTAGAACTTAACTGGCATTTACCTGTTGCAATGGAATGGGCTTTAAATTTGAAAACTTTTCTGGTTCGAACGCTCGACCAATTTGACATTAGCACTTACGGATTGAATTTCGGAATATCCGAATACAATCGCGACGGACATTATTTTACTTCTATCGTAATTGAAAAAAATGAACTTCCTGCTGCTTTAGAATCCATTAAAATTCGAGATACTTATAATGTGTTATATGCGAAGAATTTCGACCCAAATACACGAGAATATATTGTGCATTCTCAAGATATTGACAAACTTGAGCTGCCAACAATCTTAATTGAATTAAGCCGAAAATATTTTGATGAACTAGGAAATTCTATTCCGGAACCAGTAGAAAATTCACAGAAAAAAGAAAAAACACAATTGGATATTTACCAATGTCAGGAGTGTTTAACGCTTTATAAATCTGAATACGGAGATGAAAGTCAAGGTATTCCTAAAGGAATTTTATTTACTGATTTACCTGAAACCTACTGTTGTCCGCTATGCGAATCTCCAAAGAGTAATTTTAAGATTTTAGAAATCTTAGTGAATTAG